A genome region from Deinococcus sp. KNUC1210 includes the following:
- a CDS encoding amino acid ABC transporter permease has translation MTAAKTPTPRRQPIGGLALLGWVVGAAAAFYLLFVLITLVLRRMPEPIGSNADLFSQAAQMTLLLTVGGGALGLVVGILAGLARTSAFAPLRWIAGTYVWLIRGTPLLLQILFAYNALPLIFQALHLPIQLNDYWSAVLALALNVGAYNAEVIRAGIQAVPRGQSEAARSLGLSGMQTMQSIVLPQALRIVVPPLVNNLVALLKDSSLASTIGILELVNQGGRIASSTFQFIPVYITLGAIYLALTTVLTLFTDVLEKRIRVASR, from the coding sequence ATGACCGCTGCCAAAACGCCGACGCCCAGGCGACAGCCAATCGGCGGGTTGGCACTGCTCGGCTGGGTGGTCGGAGCTGCCGCCGCGTTCTATCTGCTGTTCGTGCTCATCACGCTGGTGCTGCGGCGCATGCCGGAACCCATCGGCTCCAACGCCGACCTGTTTTCTCAGGCGGCTCAGATGACGCTGCTGCTGACCGTCGGCGGAGGTGCGCTGGGTCTGGTGGTCGGCATTCTGGCTGGACTGGCACGGACGAGTGCGTTTGCGCCGCTGCGCTGGATCGCCGGAACTTATGTCTGGCTGATTCGGGGAACGCCGCTGCTGCTCCAGATTCTGTTTGCCTACAACGCGCTGCCACTGATCTTTCAGGCGCTGCACCTGCCGATTCAGCTCAACGACTACTGGTCGGCAGTGCTGGCACTCGCCCTGAACGTCGGCGCCTACAACGCCGAAGTGATCCGGGCAGGCATTCAGGCCGTTCCCAGGGGGCAGAGCGAGGCGGCCCGCTCACTGGGGCTCAGCGGCATGCAGACCATGCAGAGCATCGTGCTGCCGCAGGCGCTCCGGATCGTGGTACCGCCGCTGGTCAACAATCTGGTCGCGCTGCTCAAAGATTCGTCGCTGGCCTCGACCATCGGCATTCTGGAACTGGTGAATCAGGGCGGGCGGATCGCCAGCAGCACCTTTCAGTTCATTCCGGTGTACATCACGCTGGGTGCGATCTATCTGGCGCTCACCACGGTGCTGACGCTGTTTACCGACGTACTGGAAAAGCGCATCCGGGTCGCCAGCCGCTAG
- a CDS encoding serine/threonine-protein kinase has product MKLSAFCPTLEYVRPIGFRAGVEQFQGQWQGQCVFVKRLQSAEELHRQQLLHEGQIAGRLSHPLIVPLLTRSRQELVFQFVEGCTLRQLIDAGPLAPEVATRLIEGLLEALIYLHAEGVVHHDLKPENVMLDGCCPEQSAVRLIDFGMAFNRQANHDTHAGTRMGTPHFMAPEQFQGVRGDARSDLYALGVLFWDALAGQPPHEDPLSWLIGLPSERGLVPGPPELHPLLLRSLHRDPEQRFQSAEEMLATLRQTSSIRTEEAS; this is encoded by the coding sequence GTGAAATTGTCCGCATTCTGCCCAACCCTGGAATACGTCAGGCCTATTGGGTTTCGTGCCGGTGTCGAGCAGTTTCAGGGGCAATGGCAGGGGCAATGCGTATTCGTCAAACGTCTTCAGAGCGCCGAAGAGCTGCATCGCCAGCAACTGCTGCATGAAGGGCAGATCGCCGGGCGGCTGTCACACCCGCTGATCGTGCCGCTGCTCACGCGCAGCCGTCAGGAACTGGTCTTCCAATTCGTCGAGGGCTGCACGCTGCGCCAGCTGATCGACGCGGGGCCGCTCGCACCCGAGGTCGCCACCCGACTGATCGAGGGTCTGCTCGAAGCGCTGATCTATCTGCATGCCGAGGGCGTGGTGCACCACGATCTGAAGCCGGAAAACGTGATGCTCGACGGCTGCTGCCCCGAACAGTCAGCCGTGCGGCTGATCGATTTCGGCATGGCCTTCAACCGGCAGGCCAACCACGACACGCATGCAGGCACCCGCATGGGCACGCCGCATTTCATGGCCCCCGAGCAGTTTCAGGGTGTGCGCGGCGATGCCCGCAGCGACCTGTATGCGCTGGGCGTGCTGTTCTGGGACGCACTCGCCGGACAGCCGCCGCACGAAGACCCGCTGAGCTGGCTGATCGGGCTGCCCAGTGAGCGCGGACTGGTTCCGGGGCCACCCGAGCTGCACCCACTGCTGCTCAGGAGCCTGCACCGCGACCCCGAACAGCGCTTTCAGAGTGCCGAGGAAATGCTGGCAACTCTGCGTCAGACCAGTTCCATCAGGACCGAAGAGGCCAGCTGA
- a CDS encoding DNA glycosylase AlkZ-like family protein, which produces MSVPTSADLRAYALAHTLFPRTDLQTAITRLGFVQADPIRAPARAQDLMLMQRVRGYRAGDLERRYPTLEVEEDYLPNYGFMSRPVWSLLHPRSPRTPRIELDAPGLMEQVLAHVRQVGELHPRLAGEVFGRTRVENNWGGSSNAATRALEALHYAGLLRIVRRESGVKVFGPAQPQTHSLSQQERLRAVVMLLARLYAPASEAGLRLLVGLSHYGLPGLLPDLRRELTAAVNDGELRRVQVDGVPYLLPGGELPEADVPAGVRLVAPFDPLVWDRRRFEHLHGWAYRFEAYTPPVKRVLGYYALPLFWQGRAVGWANLSVKGGDLLADIGWQPGVRQTAALRRALDAELTRYRAFLGLDL; this is translated from the coding sequence GTGTCCGTGCCCACTTCTGCCGATCTCCGCGCATATGCCCTGGCTCACACGCTGTTTCCGCGCACCGACCTCCAGACAGCCATCACGCGGCTGGGGTTCGTGCAGGCCGATCCGATCCGCGCTCCCGCCCGCGCTCAGGACCTGATGCTGATGCAGCGGGTACGCGGCTACAGAGCGGGCGATCTGGAGCGGCGCTATCCGACTCTGGAGGTCGAGGAAGACTATCTGCCGAATTACGGCTTCATGTCGCGCCCCGTCTGGTCGCTGCTGCATCCCCGCAGCCCACGCACTCCGCGCATCGAACTCGACGCCCCCGGCCTGATGGAACAGGTGCTGGCCCATGTACGGCAGGTCGGCGAACTTCATCCGCGCTTGGCGGGCGAGGTCTTCGGGCGCACCCGCGTCGAGAACAACTGGGGCGGCAGCTCGAACGCGGCGACCCGCGCACTGGAGGCGCTGCATTATGCCGGGTTGCTGCGAATCGTCCGGCGCGAATCGGGCGTGAAGGTCTTCGGCCCGGCCCAGCCGCAGACCCATTCCCTGAGCCAGCAGGAACGGCTGCGGGCGGTGGTGATGCTGCTGGCCCGCCTGTATGCCCCAGCGTCCGAGGCGGGGTTGCGGCTGCTGGTGGGCCTGTCGCACTACGGTCTGCCGGGGTTGCTGCCCGACCTGCGCCGCGAACTGACCGCTGCCGTCAACGACGGCGAACTGAGACGGGTACAGGTGGACGGTGTGCCCTACCTGTTGCCCGGGGGCGAACTTCCGGAAGCCGACGTTCCTGCGGGCGTGCGGCTCGTCGCGCCTTTCGATCCGCTGGTCTGGGACCGCCGCCGCTTCGAGCACCTGCACGGCTGGGCCTACCGCTTCGAGGCGTATACACCGCCCGTAAAGCGCGTGCTTGGCTATTACGCGTTGCCGCTGTTCTGGCAGGGGCGGGCAGTTGGCTGGGCCAATCTGAGCGTGAAGGGGGGCGACCTGCTTGCCGACATCGGGTGGCAGCCGGGCGTGAGGCAGACGGCGGCCCTTCGCCGGGCGCTCGACGCCGAACTCACGCGCTACCGGGCTTTTCTGGGGTTAGACCTCTGA
- a CDS encoding general stress protein, with amino-acid sequence MSQPFSPQQQQLSNLLDRPGRVQIASYTQYLEAQRAVDYLSDAKFPVERTAIVGEGLKIVEQVTGRLDWNRALTLGMSQGAVTGVFIGLVFSFLGFGSGKGLLALLLDGLLLGIIIGAAWSLLTYALSGGRRDFTSVGGMRADHYNVLCDPEVAEQARELLSRMPPS; translated from the coding sequence ATGTCTCAGCCGTTCTCGCCCCAGCAGCAGCAACTCTCCAACCTTCTGGACCGTCCGGGCCGCGTCCAGATCGCCAGCTATACCCAGTACCTCGAAGCGCAGCGGGCCGTCGATTATCTGTCGGACGCGAAATTTCCGGTGGAACGCACTGCCATCGTGGGCGAGGGCCTGAAAATTGTCGAGCAGGTCACGGGCCGCCTCGACTGGAACCGGGCGCTCACGCTGGGCATGTCGCAGGGAGCGGTGACGGGCGTGTTCATCGGGCTGGTCTTCTCGTTCCTGGGTTTCGGCAGCGGTAAAGGGCTGCTGGCGCTGCTGCTCGACGGTCTGCTGCTGGGCATCATCATCGGGGCGGCGTGGAGCCTGCTGACCTACGCCCTGAGCGGTGGACGGCGCGACTTCACCAGCGTGGGCGGAATGCGGGCCGATCATTACAACGTGCTGTGCGACCCCGAGGTAGCGGAACAGGCGAGGGAACTGCTGAGCCGCATGCCCCCGAGCTGA
- a CDS encoding acyl-CoA carboxylase subunit beta — protein sequence MDNQHAALNLELQELIAGMEQRRDKVEAGGGPERQQKQRDGGKLTARQRLDVLLDPGSFLEYGTFVEHGGNRLMQGVEAPGEGVVTGSGTIHGRQVFVFSQDFTVLGGSLGKMHAAKVAKIMDLAAKTGCPIIGLNDSAGARIQEGVDSLSGYGEIFYRNATYSGVVPQISAILGPCAGGAVYSPALTDFILMSRGSSYMFITGPEVIKSVTREEVSFDALGGADVHTRRSGVAHLEADGDEAVLGKIRDLLAFLPQNAREKPPIRPTSDPSDRATSELLTLVTPDQRRPYDMHRVLSSIVDDGEFFEIQPDWAKNILCGFAHLGGRVVGIVGNNPKYMAGTLNIDASDKAARFIRTCDCYNIPLLTLVDVTGFLPGVAQEHAGIIRHGAKMLYAYAEASVPKITLITRKSYGGAYLAMNSRDMGADVVYAWPTAAVAVMGAEGAANIVYRREIQKSDNPEATRAEKIREYKDAFDNPYVAAAKGYIDDVIPMEDTRRRLIATFQMLQDKAETRPFRKHGNEPL from the coding sequence ATGGACAACCAGCACGCCGCCCTGAATCTGGAGTTACAGGAACTGATCGCCGGGATGGAGCAGCGGCGCGACAAGGTGGAGGCGGGCGGTGGCCCGGAGCGCCAGCAGAAGCAGCGCGACGGCGGCAAACTGACCGCCCGCCAGCGCCTTGACGTGCTGCTCGACCCCGGCAGCTTTCTGGAGTACGGCACCTTCGTGGAGCACGGCGGCAACCGCTTGATGCAGGGCGTCGAGGCCCCCGGAGAGGGCGTGGTCACGGGGAGCGGCACCATTCACGGGCGGCAGGTTTTCGTGTTCTCGCAGGATTTCACGGTGCTGGGCGGCAGTCTGGGCAAGATGCACGCCGCCAAGGTCGCCAAGATCATGGATCTGGCGGCCAAGACCGGCTGTCCGATCATCGGCCTGAACGACAGCGCCGGAGCGAGGATTCAGGAAGGCGTGGACAGTCTGAGCGGGTACGGCGAAATCTTTTACCGCAACGCCACGTATTCGGGCGTGGTACCGCAGATTTCCGCCATCCTGGGGCCCTGCGCGGGCGGCGCGGTCTACAGTCCGGCGCTCACCGACTTCATTCTGATGAGCCGGGGCAGCAGCTATATGTTTATTACCGGGCCGGAAGTGATCAAAAGCGTGACCCGTGAGGAAGTGAGTTTCGATGCACTGGGCGGCGCAGACGTGCACACCCGCAGATCGGGCGTGGCGCATCTGGAGGCCGACGGCGACGAGGCAGTGCTGGGCAAGATCCGCGATCTGCTGGCCTTCCTGCCGCAGAACGCCCGCGAGAAGCCGCCGATTCGCCCCACTTCCGACCCTTCCGACCGTGCCACATCCGAACTGCTGACCCTGGTGACGCCCGATCAGCGGCGGCCCTACGACATGCACCGCGTCCTGAGCAGCATCGTGGACGACGGCGAGTTCTTCGAGATCCAGCCGGACTGGGCCAAGAACATCCTGTGCGGCTTCGCGCATCTGGGCGGGCGGGTGGTGGGCATCGTGGGCAACAATCCCAAGTACATGGCCGGAACGCTGAATATCGATGCCAGCGACAAGGCCGCCAGATTCATCCGTACCTGCGACTGCTACAACATTCCGCTGCTGACCCTGGTGGACGTGACTGGCTTTTTGCCGGGCGTGGCGCAGGAACACGCGGGCATCATCCGGCACGGCGCGAAGATGCTGTATGCCTACGCCGAGGCCAGCGTGCCGAAAATTACGCTGATTACCCGCAAGAGCTACGGCGGCGCGTACCTCGCCATGAACAGCCGCGACATGGGCGCAGACGTGGTGTATGCCTGGCCCACCGCAGCCGTAGCGGTCATGGGGGCGGAGGGAGCCGCCAACATCGTGTACAGGCGTGAAATTCAGAAGTCGGACAACCCCGAGGCCACCCGCGCCGAGAAGATCCGCGAGTACAAGGACGCCTTCGACAATCCGTATGTGGCGGCGGCCAAAGGCTATATCGACGACGTGATTCCGATGGAAGACACGCGCCGCCGCCTGATCGCCACCTTCCAGATGTTGCAGGACAAAGCCGAGACGCGGCCCTTTCGCAAGCACGGAAACGAGCCGCTGTAA
- the msrB gene encoding peptide-methionine (R)-S-oxide reductase MsrB, producing MTSDTRPVFQKPTDAELRERLTPAQYQVTQHEGTERAFTGEYWDHTEEGLYVDVVSGEALFSSLDKYDAGCGWPSFTRPIQKASLTENTDYKIGYARTEVRSPLANSHLGHVFPDGPQAQGGLRYCINSAALRFVPVSELKAQGYGEYLPMFEQR from the coding sequence ATGACCAGCGACACCCGACCCGTTTTTCAGAAGCCGACCGACGCCGAACTGCGCGAGCGCCTGACCCCGGCCCAGTATCAGGTGACGCAGCACGAGGGCACCGAGCGGGCCTTTACAGGCGAATACTGGGATCATACGGAAGAGGGCCTGTACGTGGACGTGGTCTCGGGCGAAGCGCTGTTTTCCAGCCTCGATAAATACGACGCTGGCTGCGGCTGGCCCAGCTTCACCCGGCCGATCCAGAAAGCAAGCCTGACCGAGAACACCGATTACAAGATCGGATATGCCCGGACCGAGGTGCGCTCCCCGCTGGCCAACTCGCACCTGGGCCACGTCTTCCCCGACGGCCCACAGGCTCAGGGCGGGCTACGGTACTGCATCAACTCGGCAGCCCTGCGCTTCGTCCCCGTCTCGGAACTGAAGGCGCAGGGATACGGCGAGTATCTGCCGATGTTCGAGCAGCGCTGA